A single genomic interval of Legionella israelensis harbors:
- a CDS encoding Kdo hydroxylase family protein produces the protein MNERLYTLKISHLNELNTEETKQAISSLESGKVIYLPNYPFTRQKDDAQLLSDKLLDGSHKNISFDYSRKKLGAFNALPDVANSKEALQQFMQRFAEFAKELVNQVCPHYKNALVWGRTSYRPAEIKNRHLSKRKDDTRLHVDSFPGTPVYGHRILRVFSNINPVGESRVWNLGEPFSNVLSRFSNQIPAFSPLRSKFLYLIKATKKPRSAYDHYMINMHDLMKKDDEYQQTVPKNRVEFPPDSSWIVFTDHVSHAALSGQYVLEQTFYLPVEAMVDPEQSPLRHWEKIKASKLK, from the coding sequence ATGAATGAAAGATTGTATACGCTAAAGATCAGCCATTTAAATGAATTAAATACGGAGGAGACAAAACAAGCGATCTCTTCACTGGAAAGCGGTAAAGTCATTTACCTGCCCAATTATCCTTTTACCCGTCAGAAAGATGATGCACAATTATTATCAGACAAATTACTTGACGGCTCACATAAAAACATTAGCTTTGATTATTCCAGAAAAAAACTGGGGGCTTTTAATGCCCTGCCTGATGTGGCAAATTCAAAGGAAGCTCTGCAACAATTCATGCAGCGCTTTGCAGAATTTGCTAAAGAACTGGTTAATCAAGTATGCCCTCATTATAAGAATGCCTTAGTTTGGGGCAGAACAAGTTATCGTCCGGCTGAAATAAAAAATCGTCATCTTTCCAAACGTAAAGATGACACTCGCCTGCATGTAGATTCTTTTCCCGGCACACCTGTATACGGCCATCGAATTTTGCGTGTCTTTTCTAATATAAATCCAGTTGGAGAGTCACGTGTATGGAATCTTGGTGAACCGTTCAGTAACGTGCTTTCACGCTTTTCAAACCAGATACCAGCATTCAGTCCTTTACGCTCAAAATTTCTTTATCTTATTAAAGCCACGAAAAAACCTCGCTCTGCTTATGATCACTATATGATAAATATGCATGATCTCATGAAAAAAGATGACGAATATCAGCAAACGGTTCCAAAAAACCGTGTTGAATTTCCACCGGACAGCAGCTGGATTGTTTTTACGGATCATGTCTCACATGCTGCCTTGAGTGGTCAGTATGTCTTGGAACAAACCTTCTATCTGCCTGTAGAAGCAATGGTTGATCCAGAACAGTCCCCCTTGAGACACTGGGAAAAAATCAAAGCATCTAAACTAAAATAG
- a CDS encoding IS701 family transposase, which produces MLPKTKPSTAHCNEVIYTSYLLSDPRYPSCTRLSEVMGSISHDSVNRFLGRERYEPKDLFDEESDKIELAGGILSVDDSVLDKPYMNPKKAELIGNFWSGKHKRVVKGVNLITLFYTDVAGISVPVNYRLYDKSEGKTKNDYFIEMLHEVLAWGLKPAWVTGDSWYASITNMKTLRKLSLQFMFGVESNRTVSIERGQYTQVQKLEDWQGDEQTAYLKDYGMVKVYRQMYKKSYRYYIISVPDLDNLPNIKKQDFERVHAAHWSIERYHRALKQVCHIEHFQVRGSNQIKNHIFCAIKGFVQLEFMRVKNLISHWYEVQRDLFLANIRGFIQGGTGLFKAVNA; this is translated from the coding sequence ATGCTCCCAAAAACCAAGCCCTCAACAGCCCATTGTAACGAAGTAATTTATACCTCATATCTGTTAAGTGATCCGCGCTATCCCAGTTGTACGCGTTTATCTGAGGTGATGGGGTCGATATCACACGACAGTGTAAATCGATTTCTAGGACGAGAACGATATGAACCAAAGGACTTATTTGATGAAGAATCGGATAAAATAGAGTTAGCAGGCGGGATACTTAGCGTGGATGATTCTGTATTAGATAAACCCTACATGAACCCTAAAAAAGCTGAGTTGATAGGTAATTTCTGGTCTGGAAAGCATAAACGGGTTGTGAAAGGCGTTAACCTGATTACGCTTTTTTATACAGATGTGGCTGGGATTTCAGTGCCCGTTAACTATCGTCTTTACGATAAATCTGAAGGCAAAACGAAGAATGACTACTTTATAGAAATGCTGCATGAGGTACTGGCCTGGGGGCTAAAACCGGCCTGGGTAACAGGTGATAGTTGGTATGCGAGCATTACTAACATGAAAACGTTACGGAAATTAAGTTTGCAATTTATGTTTGGGGTTGAAAGTAACCGTACCGTATCAATCGAGCGAGGCCAGTACACCCAAGTACAAAAATTAGAGGACTGGCAAGGCGATGAGCAAACGGCTTATTTGAAAGATTACGGCATGGTGAAAGTGTATAGACAGATGTACAAAAAATCATATCGCTATTACATCATCAGCGTTCCTGACCTCGATAATTTACCAAACATTAAAAAACAAGACTTTGAAAGAGTTCATGCTGCTCATTGGTCTATTGAGCGTTACCATCGTGCTTTGAAGCAAGTGTGTCATATCGAGCATTTTCAGGTGCGTGGTTCTAATCAAATTAAAAATCATATTTTCTGCGCCATAAAAGGCTTTGTTCAGCTTGAGTTTATGCGGGTTAAAAACTTGATTTCTCATTGGTATGAGGTTCAGCGTGACCTGTTTCTTGCCAATATTCGTGGATTTATTCAAGGCGGCACAGGTCTTTTTAAAGCTGTCAATGCGTAA
- a CDS encoding MFS transporter → MVNKRHLYQKELLAAVLLWFSSSLFYMHQYMYRVLPTTLRHKFIKEFSLEMTDVAQLTVFLFYSYLFLILLSGVIIRRFGKSRTLITAVFCNQLAIIIMIKADQYWMLVISEVLFGLSGAFSANIALSYIKEMNLKQHTGYLTSITLCMGYFGVFLGGWPVKTLSDLFTWRIAIISFSLINVIIFCMQILGYRYSVKSSSAKWINRPTTLFTRPTVSPYKSWLTWSQNLYACFQFLPASCFVLVWLGPFMHLELKEHKAYSIFSTSCVVLGIALGLLLLGHLLNLKLNKKGLQIISSLIGLIASTCIIYAELLHVWILFIVLFIMGLAMSAYMVATIIVQTHTPTTYISPILAIHIFFINIGVGLTH, encoded by the coding sequence ATGGTTAATAAAAGGCATCTTTACCAAAAAGAACTATTAGCGGCCGTTTTACTTTGGTTTTCTTCTTCCTTGTTTTACATGCATCAGTATATGTACAGAGTCCTGCCAACGACATTGCGTCATAAGTTTATTAAAGAGTTTTCCCTGGAAATGACAGATGTCGCCCAATTAACTGTTTTTTTGTTTTACTCTTATTTGTTCCTGATATTGCTTTCTGGAGTCATTATTAGACGCTTTGGAAAAAGCAGGACGCTGATTACAGCGGTTTTTTGCAATCAATTGGCTATCATCATTATGATAAAAGCCGATCAATACTGGATGCTGGTTATTTCTGAAGTTCTTTTCGGTTTAAGCGGAGCTTTTTCTGCCAATATTGCCCTTTCTTATATAAAGGAAATGAATTTAAAACAACACACAGGATATCTTACCAGTATAACACTTTGCATGGGTTATTTTGGAGTTTTTTTAGGTGGTTGGCCTGTCAAAACTTTAAGTGATCTGTTTACCTGGCGAATTGCCATCATTTCATTTTCTTTAATAAATGTGATTATTTTTTGTATGCAAATATTAGGATACCGCTATAGTGTTAAGTCTTCTTCTGCAAAATGGATTAACCGACCAACCACTTTATTTACTCGGCCTACCGTGTCACCTTATAAATCATGGCTTACATGGAGTCAAAATTTATATGCATGTTTTCAATTTTTACCTGCAAGTTGCTTTGTTCTGGTTTGGTTAGGTCCATTTATGCATTTAGAATTAAAAGAGCATAAGGCTTATTCTATTTTTTCAACAAGCTGTGTTGTTTTAGGTATCGCTTTAGGATTATTACTTTTAGGTCATCTGCTGAACTTGAAACTGAATAAGAAAGGGTTGCAGATAATCAGCAGCTTGATTGGATTGATAGCCTCAACGTGCATTATTTATGCAGAGTTACTCCATGTTTGGATACTTTTTATTGTTTTATTTATTATGGGATTAGCCATGTCTGCTTACATGGTGGCCACCATTATTGTCCAGACTCATACGCCTACAACATATATTAGCCCGATTTTAGCCATTCATATTTTTTTTATAAATATTGGAGTAGGACTTACGCATTGA
- a CDS encoding Dps family protein, which produces MTDVMNKLAVTLADTYALYLKTQNYHWHVRGPHFKALHELFEMQYKELAQAVDEIAERMLMLGHKAPATFKEFEKLKRIQDGNSDIDANQMVTELAKDHNQLVKDLNQAMTIAHDNDDEGTANLLADRISAHEKAHWMLNSSKSNA; this is translated from the coding sequence ATGACCGATGTAATGAATAAATTGGCCGTAACACTTGCTGATACATATGCATTATATTTAAAGACGCAGAACTATCACTGGCATGTCAGAGGACCTCATTTCAAAGCCTTACACGAGCTCTTTGAAATGCAGTATAAGGAATTGGCTCAGGCTGTGGATGAGATTGCTGAACGGATGTTAATGTTGGGCCATAAGGCACCGGCTACTTTTAAGGAATTCGAAAAGTTGAAACGTATTCAAGATGGCAATTCCGATATTGATGCTAATCAAATGGTGACCGAGCTCGCTAAAGATCATAATCAGTTGGTTAAAGATTTGAATCAAGCCATGACCATTGCCCATGATAATGACGATGAGGGAACAGCAAATTTATTGGCTGACCGGATTTCTGCCCATGAAAAAGCCCATTGGATGCTAAATTCTTCTAAATCAAACGCCTAA
- a CDS encoding spermidine synthase: MWILFPVSLFLSAVLLFCIQPMAAKVLLPLYGGTPAVWIICMLFFQLLLLVAYGYAWLLAHLPRARIWPFVHGLMALLTFFALPVMFQPTPSLHMPEWGILWSLFHHLGLPLLIIGASAPLLQFAYSRTEEKHAADPYFLYVASNIGSLLALLSYPWLIERFLGLKTQFQLWTAGYVVYLVLLACLLLGWKYQPRESIVKKQSHYTDISWWIFLSFIPCSLMLGVTFYITTDVAPTPLFWVLPLSLYLLSFIVTFSRSPLIPHRWVVRNTVFVLIFPVLGFIFGESQILAWQMVLFNLVGFFMLALLCHGELIRRRPGPEGLTLFYFCIALGGVLAGIFNGLMAPRLFSQPYEYPLLIVLSLLVLPIKRFQREWWMPFTVLIILLLSHYLAGISSLQILKRWHIGEIAALLVATIWQQSARSISLAFAILFIFLFVPWFKHSDVLLQQRNFYGIKQVIAKGNVHALMSQTTIHGFQLLNNPESLKGTLAYYGAVEPVIDVFKQQNEVLKTTIMGLGAGILVCQFRNTDRLSLIEIDSQVLHIAKNPNYFTYLSFCPSEQTLINDDGRLALAKMKNHSQDLIVVDAFSSDAIPVHLLTREAFTLYRQKMTEDGAILVNISNRHLELLPVLTASGRANDLIVLELVHKGDKRLGQFDSQWVLLTLNEPLAFQLINRFGWRFVADNSTYLWTDDYSNLIPLLKW, from the coding sequence ATGTGGATTTTATTTCCTGTTAGTCTTTTTTTAAGTGCTGTATTGCTTTTTTGTATACAGCCCATGGCTGCAAAGGTATTGTTACCCTTGTATGGCGGAACTCCGGCAGTCTGGATCATATGTATGCTGTTTTTCCAGCTATTATTGTTGGTAGCATATGGATATGCTTGGTTATTAGCACATTTGCCTCGTGCCAGAATTTGGCCTTTTGTGCATGGCTTAATGGCTTTGCTGACCTTTTTTGCCCTTCCTGTTATGTTTCAACCTACCCCCAGCTTACATATGCCGGAATGGGGTATCTTATGGTCATTGTTTCATCATTTGGGACTGCCGTTATTAATCATCGGTGCCTCAGCACCTTTGCTGCAGTTTGCTTACAGCAGAACTGAAGAAAAGCATGCAGCAGATCCTTATTTTTTGTATGTAGCCAGTAACATTGGAAGTCTGCTTGCTTTATTAAGTTATCCTTGGCTTATCGAACGTTTTCTCGGATTAAAGACTCAATTTCAATTATGGACGGCAGGATATGTCGTTTATTTAGTGCTTTTGGCATGCCTTTTACTGGGCTGGAAGTATCAACCAAGAGAAAGTATAGTAAAAAAGCAAAGTCATTACACAGACATCAGTTGGTGGATTTTTCTAAGTTTTATTCCTTGTAGCCTGATGTTGGGAGTCACTTTTTATATTACCACTGATGTTGCACCCACACCTCTTTTTTGGGTATTGCCTTTATCTTTATATCTTTTGTCCTTTATTGTGACTTTCTCCAGAAGTCCTTTGATACCTCATCGGTGGGTTGTTCGTAATACAGTTTTTGTTCTCATCTTTCCTGTTTTAGGTTTTATTTTCGGGGAAAGTCAGATTTTAGCCTGGCAAATGGTATTGTTTAATCTTGTCGGTTTTTTTATGCTGGCATTGCTTTGTCATGGAGAGTTAATTCGAAGACGTCCTGGCCCCGAAGGATTGACACTGTTTTATTTTTGTATTGCTTTGGGAGGAGTGCTTGCTGGGATCTTCAATGGTTTAATGGCGCCTCGCTTATTCAGTCAACCTTATGAATATCCTTTGCTAATAGTTTTAAGTTTATTGGTGCTTCCCATCAAGCGCTTTCAGCGAGAATGGTGGATGCCTTTTACCGTCTTAATCATTTTATTGCTCAGCCATTATTTGGCTGGTATTTCTTCCCTACAGATACTAAAGCGTTGGCACATCGGTGAGATTGCTGCGCTATTAGTAGCGACCATCTGGCAGCAAAGTGCACGAAGTATAAGTCTTGCTTTTGCCATTTTATTTATTTTTCTTTTTGTTCCCTGGTTTAAACATTCAGACGTGCTTTTACAGCAGCGAAATTTTTATGGCATAAAGCAGGTGATTGCCAAGGGAAATGTGCACGCTTTAATGAGTCAGACGACGATACACGGTTTTCAGCTGCTCAATAATCCTGAGTCATTAAAAGGTACGTTGGCTTATTATGGTGCGGTCGAACCAGTGATTGATGTATTTAAACAACAGAATGAGGTTCTGAAAACGACCATTATGGGACTGGGTGCTGGGATTCTCGTGTGTCAGTTCCGTAATACGGATCGGCTAAGTTTGATTGAAATCGATTCTCAGGTTCTTCATATTGCTAAAAATCCGAATTATTTTACTTATTTAAGTTTTTGTCCTTCTGAGCAGACACTCATTAATGATGATGGCCGTCTGGCTTTAGCGAAAATGAAAAATCATTCACAGGATTTAATAGTTGTGGATGCCTTTAGTTCGGATGCTATCCCGGTGCATTTACTCACCAGAGAAGCGTTTACATTATATCGCCAAAAAATGACAGAAGACGGTGCCATTTTAGTGAACATCAGCAATCGCCATCTAGAATTATTGCCGGTATTGACTGCAAGCGGTAGAGCGAACGATTTGATTGTGTTAGAGCTTGTCCATAAAGGAGACAAGCGATTAGGACAATTTGATTCTCAATGGGTGCTTCTTACTTTAAATGAGCCTTTGGCGTTTCAACTTATCAATCGTTTTGGCTGGCGGTTTGTCGCTGACAACTCTACCTATTTATGGACCGATGACTACTCTAATTTAATACCGTTATTAAAATGGTAA
- the parE gene encoding DNA topoisomerase IV subunit B — MSEQYTAEAIEVLSGLEPVQRRPGMYTDTARPNHLAQEVIDNSVDEVIAGFASKIIATLHEDGSVEIEDNGRGMPVDLHPQLGLSGVEVIMTRLHAGGKFSDKNYQFSGGLHGVGVSVVNALSERLEVTIKRGGIIYQMSFSNGDKLTELNETGVTRKRDSGTIIRFWPNAKYFDTTRLSIKQLIHVLRAKAVLCPGLSMTFVNKINNEKLEWCYEYGIADYLKQSLSDDYLPDEPFTGQFNERDAAVDWALVWSTQPNSSLNESYVNLIPTPQGGTHVNGLRSGLFDALSAFCELRNLLPRGVKLTADDLWEPCQYVLSVKMKEPQFAGQTKERLSSRQTAVFVSNIVKDAFALWLNQHHNQGEALAALAIERAQKRLKQAKQIARKRVSQGPALPGKLADCLHQDLAQTELFLVEGDSAGGSAKQARNKDFQAIMPLRGKILNAWEIDSSQILASQEIHDISVAIGVDPGSEDISGLRYGKICILADADSDGAHIATLICALFLRHFKPLIKAGHVYVAMPPLYRIDAGKEVHYALDEIEKDQVINRLSKNSRTRMNVQRFKGLGEMNPMQLRETTMDPDTRRLVQLTLDDEISSMSIMDMLLSKKRAADRKSWLEKKGNLADILNYS; from the coding sequence ATGTCTGAACAATATACCGCCGAAGCCATTGAAGTGCTAAGTGGTCTGGAGCCGGTACAAAGGCGACCAGGAATGTATACCGATACAGCCAGACCGAACCATCTGGCCCAGGAAGTGATTGATAACAGTGTTGATGAAGTCATTGCCGGCTTTGCATCAAAAATAATCGCCACTCTTCATGAGGATGGCTCTGTAGAAATCGAAGATAATGGGCGCGGTATGCCCGTGGATTTGCACCCTCAATTAGGTTTAAGCGGTGTAGAAGTCATTATGACCCGTCTTCATGCCGGAGGCAAATTCTCAGATAAAAACTACCAATTTTCCGGAGGGCTGCATGGAGTCGGGGTGTCGGTGGTCAATGCTCTTTCTGAACGGCTTGAGGTAACCATCAAACGTGGCGGCATCATTTATCAAATGAGCTTCAGCAATGGCGATAAACTCACTGAACTCAATGAAACAGGCGTAACCCGTAAAAGAGACTCCGGCACCATTATTCGTTTCTGGCCAAACGCAAAATATTTCGATACAACCCGTCTCTCCATTAAGCAGTTAATTCATGTGTTAAGGGCAAAAGCCGTCTTGTGTCCGGGTTTATCCATGACCTTCGTTAATAAAATTAACAATGAAAAACTGGAATGGTGTTATGAATACGGTATTGCCGATTATCTTAAACAATCATTAAGTGATGATTATTTGCCGGATGAGCCATTTACAGGCCAGTTTAATGAGAGGGATGCCGCCGTGGACTGGGCTTTAGTCTGGTCGACACAACCTAACAGTAGTCTTAATGAAAGCTATGTGAATCTGATTCCAACACCTCAGGGCGGAACCCATGTTAACGGATTGCGTTCAGGCCTGTTTGATGCACTTTCTGCCTTTTGTGAACTAAGAAACCTACTACCACGTGGCGTCAAGCTAACAGCGGATGATCTTTGGGAGCCCTGCCAATATGTGCTTTCAGTAAAAATGAAAGAACCTCAATTTGCCGGACAAACCAAGGAACGTTTAAGTTCCCGCCAAACAGCTGTCTTTGTCAGTAATATTGTGAAAGATGCTTTTGCCCTATGGTTAAATCAGCATCACAATCAAGGTGAAGCATTGGCTGCGTTAGCAATTGAGCGTGCACAGAAGCGTTTAAAACAGGCCAAGCAAATCGCTCGTAAAAGAGTAAGTCAAGGTCCTGCCTTACCGGGTAAGTTGGCTGATTGTCTGCACCAGGACTTAGCTCAAACTGAGCTTTTTCTGGTCGAGGGCGATTCTGCTGGAGGCTCAGCGAAGCAAGCACGAAATAAAGATTTTCAGGCCATCATGCCTTTACGAGGTAAGATCCTCAATGCCTGGGAAATTGATTCCTCACAAATTCTTGCCTCTCAGGAAATTCATGATATTTCCGTAGCAATTGGCGTTGATCCTGGATCTGAGGATATAAGTGGGCTTCGTTATGGTAAAATATGTATCCTTGCCGATGCCGACTCCGATGGTGCTCACATTGCCACATTAATCTGCGCCTTATTTTTAAGGCATTTCAAGCCATTAATCAAGGCAGGACACGTTTATGTTGCCATGCCTCCTTTATACCGAATCGATGCAGGCAAAGAAGTCCATTATGCACTCGATGAAATAGAGAAAGATCAGGTTATCAATAGACTATCCAAAAACAGTCGAACCCGAATGAATGTACAGCGTTTTAAAGGTCTGGGAGAAATGAATCCAATGCAATTACGGGAAACAACCATGGATCCTGACACGCGACGCTTGGTTCAATTAACTCTCGATGACGAAATATCCAGCATGTCCATCATGGACATGCTGCTATCGAAAAAGCGCGCAGCGGACAGGAAAAGCTGGCTGGAGAAGAAAGGTAATCTGGCAGATATCCTGAATTACTCATGA
- a CDS encoding ABC transporter ATP-binding protein, which translates to MENIAEIKQLSIAFQERNAMITAVKNVSFQLRAGETLALLGESGCGKSLTSLAIMRLLPENAVYGSLSKVFVDNDDLLNLPEQIMQQLRGCKLAMIFQEPMTALNPVLTIGQQLSEILLRQEKMTRSALKESMIALLKEVDMPQPHLRVHQYPHQLSGGQKQRVVIAMALACNPQILIADEPTTALDVTVQAQILALLKKLQKRYQMSLLLITHDLGVVKAVADQVCVMYAGEVVEQADVSSFFTEARHPYVQQLLASVPSFDLRNQHLSVISGTVPALDHMPSGCRFHPRCDYVFQRCQQVEPELQTFAGRTVRCHLYPEHSSLPTLQKKESKQWIERSTPEKALLSVEHLSVYFKQRHGGFPFKKDIIKAVDDVSFQLYKGQTLALVGESGCGKTTISRALLQLVPATAGQVLYQKKNALGLRGRFLNDYRKKVQIIFQDPFSAMNPRMTIGEILAEGMKAQGVSKKRMISKQRQLLEQVGLSVTGLSRYPHQFSGGQRQRICIARALAMEPEILICDEPTSALDVSVQAQILNLLKEVQQETGLSYLFITHNMGVVAYIADDVMVMREGKIIETGSCEEVLHKPKHAYTQQLLSAVLEV; encoded by the coding sequence ATGGAAAATATTGCTGAAATCAAACAGTTATCAATTGCTTTTCAAGAGCGGAATGCAATGATAACAGCGGTTAAAAACGTGAGCTTTCAGCTGAGAGCGGGTGAAACATTGGCATTACTTGGAGAGTCAGGCTGCGGCAAGTCATTGACGTCACTCGCTATCATGCGTTTATTACCGGAAAATGCGGTCTATGGCTCTTTAAGCAAAGTCTTTGTGGATAATGATGATCTGCTTAATCTTCCTGAGCAAATAATGCAGCAATTGCGGGGATGTAAACTGGCTATGATTTTTCAGGAACCGATGACTGCTTTGAATCCGGTCTTGACCATTGGTCAGCAATTATCGGAAATTTTATTGAGACAAGAAAAAATGACACGCTCTGCACTTAAAGAGAGTATGATTGCCTTACTAAAAGAAGTGGATATGCCGCAACCTCATTTAAGAGTTCATCAATACCCGCATCAGCTATCAGGTGGACAGAAACAGCGAGTGGTCATTGCCATGGCACTGGCCTGTAACCCACAAATTCTGATCGCTGATGAGCCCACTACAGCACTTGATGTGACTGTCCAAGCGCAGATTCTTGCCTTGCTGAAAAAATTACAGAAAAGATATCAGATGAGTTTGTTGTTAATTACCCATGATCTCGGTGTGGTGAAAGCCGTTGCTGATCAGGTATGCGTAATGTATGCCGGAGAAGTGGTGGAACAGGCCGATGTGTCCTCATTTTTTACCGAAGCCAGGCATCCTTATGTACAGCAATTGTTGGCCTCCGTACCTTCTTTTGACTTGCGAAACCAGCACCTCTCAGTGATTTCCGGTACGGTGCCGGCATTGGATCATATGCCGAGCGGTTGTCGTTTTCATCCCCGCTGTGATTATGTTTTTCAGCGTTGTCAACAAGTTGAGCCTGAGCTGCAGACCTTTGCCGGAAGAACGGTGCGCTGTCATTTGTATCCTGAGCATTCGAGCTTACCTACATTGCAGAAAAAAGAATCCAAGCAGTGGATTGAGAGAAGTACTCCGGAAAAAGCGTTATTATCTGTAGAACATTTATCCGTCTATTTTAAGCAGCGCCATGGAGGCTTTCCGTTTAAAAAGGACATCATTAAAGCTGTTGACGATGTTTCTTTTCAGTTATATAAGGGACAAACGCTGGCACTGGTCGGCGAGTCGGGTTGTGGAAAAACAACCATTAGCCGTGCTTTACTCCAGTTAGTGCCAGCAACCGCCGGTCAAGTGCTCTACCAGAAAAAAAATGCTCTTGGTTTGCGTGGGCGTTTTTTAAATGATTACCGAAAAAAAGTACAGATTATTTTTCAGGATCCCTTTTCAGCCATGAACCCCCGTATGACCATTGGTGAAATTTTAGCCGAAGGAATGAAAGCACAGGGAGTATCTAAAAAACGAATGATATCAAAACAGCGGCAATTGTTAGAGCAGGTGGGCTTGTCGGTAACCGGTCTGTCTCGTTATCCACACCAGTTTTCTGGAGGGCAGCGTCAGAGAATTTGTATTGCCCGTGCGTTGGCTATGGAACCTGAGATACTCATTTGTGATGAGCCAACCAGCGCACTTGACGTTTCAGTTCAGGCACAAATCTTGAATTTATTAAAGGAGGTTCAGCAGGAAACGGGATTATCCTATTTGTTTATAACTCACAATATGGGAGTGGTTGCCTACATTGCTGATGATGTCATGGTCATGAGAGAGGGGAAGATTATTGAAACAGGGTCTTGTGAGGAAGTATTACATAAACCCAAGCATGCCTACACGCAGCAACTTTTGTCTGCGGTACTTGAGGTATGA